CTTGCGCTAGTGAGCGTTGCTACCAGGTGGATCTGGGCGGACTCCTCGTCGTCGAAGGGGTGCGCCCCGCGTTCGCAGGTGATTACCGCGATGGTCTCTTCGCCCCGCCTTATTTCCCGCAAAGAAGAGCCAGGTGTTCTCCACTGCGGCTGACAACCAGCCGGCCGTCACCATCGTCGTCTGCCAAGGCGACCGCAAGATGGCGCGTGACAACAAGGTGCTGGGCGAGTTCAACCTCGATGGTATCCCGCCAGCTCCGCGCGGCATGCCGCAAATTGAAGTGACGTTTGACATTGACGCAAACGGCATCCTGAACGTCTCCGCCAAGGACAAGGGAACCGGCAAGGAGCAGACCATCACCATCGCGTCCTCCAACAAGCTCAGCAAGGACGAGATCGACGCCATGGTCAAGCAGGCCGAGCAGTTCGCCGACGCAGACAAGAAGAGGATGGAGCTCGTCGACATGCACAACCAGGCCGAGACCTCCATATACACCGTCCGCAAGACCCTCGAGGATCTCGGGGAGAAGGTCACCCAGCAGGAGAGGGCTTCCATCGAGGCCGCGATCTCCGATCTGGAGGCAGCCAACAAAGGCGACGACGTCGGCGCGATCAAATCCAAGGTCGAAGCTCTGATGAAGTCCATGGAACCCGTCAGCCAGAGGATCTACTCGTCCGCTCAGCAGGGCCAGGGCCAGGGTCCCGGAGGATCGGCCGGAGGCGCTTCCGGCCAGACATCCCAGGAGCCTCCCAAAGACGACTACGTGGATGCCGACTACAAAATCGTCGACGACTGAAGGTGCGCGGAATGCCGAGAGACTACTACGAGGTGCTCGGCGTCGACAAAAACGCCGACGCTGACGCCATCAAGAAGGCCTACAGGAATCTGGCGAAGAAGTACCATCCTGACGTTTCCACCGAACCCAAGGAGGTCGCCGAAGCCAAGTTCAAGGAGATATCCGAGGCCTACGAAGTGCTCTCGGATCCAGAGAAGAGGAGCCTGTACGACCAGTACGGCTTCGAAGGCGTAAACCAGCAGTTCGGGCAGGGAGGATTCACCTGGGACAACTTCACCCACGCCGACGACATAAGCGACATCTTCGGAGACCTTTTCGGAGATCTGTTCGGCGGCGGAAGGCGCAGCAGAGGCGGCAGCGGCCGCGGCTCCGGGTCCCAGGGGGAATCCCTCAGGTACGATCTGGAGATCACCCTGAAAGAAGTCCTCGAAGGGAAGAAGGCTAACATCGACGTGCCCCACACCGTGCTGTGCGAGTCCTGCAAAGGGACCGGCGGCAAGGACGGGAAAGTCTCCGTCTGCGGCAAGTGCGGTGGCTCCGGGCAGATCCAATCCGTATCCAGGACCCCGTTCGGGAACATGGTCTCCGTCAGGGACTGCCCCGAGTGCCACGGAACCGGGAAGAGCTCCGCGGAGAAGTGCCCGCAATGCCGCGGTACCGGAAGGGTGAACAAAGAATCCCACATCAGCCTCAACATCCCCAAGGGAGCCGACGACGGCATGAGGCTGAGGGTGTCCGGCGAAGGCAACGCAGGATACAACGGCGGAGCCCCCGGAGACCTTTACGTGGTCATCCACGTGAAGCAGGACAAGAAGTTCGAGCGCGACGGGGACAACCTCTGGACCGGGATCGTCACAACGTATCCCAAGCTGGTCCTCGGGGGCGAAGAGACCGTCGAGACCCTGGAAGGGGAGAAGGCCCTTCTCACGATACCTCCGGGGACCCAGGTCGGATCCGTCCTCAGGATATCCGGCAAGGGGCTTCCGAGAGTCAACTCGTCCTTCAGAGGCGACCTTCTGGTCAGGGTCACCATCGATGTCCCCAAGAGGGTCTCCGAAGAGGAGCGCGAGCTTCTGAAGAAACTGGACGAGTCTGCCGGCAGCAAGAAGGCCTCCGGCGGAAGGAAGAGGAAATCCACCCTCCGCGAGAAGCTGGACGACATCATAAACTGAATCACGGCCCTTCGGGGCCTTTTTTTATTATCGAATTACGCGCGGCCAACCCGCACATCGGATCATATCGATGGCGCGGGCAAAACAGGCATGCCATATTCCGTCGCGCAAGGCTTCGGCGTCAGGTATCATGGCGCATAGATTATGGCGCTATTTTGTTAAAAATTCTTGAAATCAATGCATATAACTACATTATTTTCAGGGATTTGATAATCATGAACCCAGGTTCAGGCCAATGATGGATGGAAACCATCTCGAACCTAATCGATTCTTTGAATTATGCGGATGTTGCAGCCTTCTTTTATGATTGATTATTGGATGTATGATACATCGGCCCATCGTAATTGATTTACACTTCAATTCTTCTTTAAATACACTGGCAGATTACTCCAATTCCAAGGGGTCAAAATGGACAAGAGAATCATAATCGTGATAATTGCGGCGGCAATAATTGCCGTGGCCGCAGCCTCTGTCATATTGCTCACGGGCTCTTCCAACGAGGAAGACCACCGCAGCGCATCCTTCGAAGATACGCGCCTGAGAATATATGGGAACGCGAACGGCGACGATTGCATAGACAAGACCGATCTGGGCATCGTCAATTGGATAGTCTCATCCAACACCGACAGCGACAAGGCCAACGATGTCGACTGGAAGAACAAGTATCCTCTCGCCGACGCCAATTATGACGGGGCCGTCGACTCGAACGACGCGGACGTCGTTAAGAAGATCATAAACAAAGAAAAGACTCGCATGTATTATTTCAACAAGTATGAGAGGGTCACTTACGTCAATTATCCGATCAGCGATAAGATCGGGGCGGAGTACCTCGTCATGCAGCTCCTCCCTGCCATAAAATCCTACAGCATGCTCAAGGCCGTGGACGATACCACCCCGACCATCTACAGCAATGTCTACCCCGGAGTGGACAAGATGCCTGTCATGGGAACCTGGAGAGAGATAACCATCGAAAATCTGAATGCGCTCTATGAAGCCGGGACGATCGGAACGTTCATGCAGTGGACCGGAGGGCAGAACGTGGATTACATCTGGGACAAAGCGGAGAAGTCGGGTCTGGCAGACAAGACGTCTTTCGTCATAGTGCCTTGCCAGGGGCCCGATGTGATCCAGGGCGTGCTGGAGCTCGCATGCATGCTCGGAAACCAGAGCCTTTCTGACGATTACAGGGAATGGTATGACAAGGCGATGGATCTGATGGATTCCATCGACAAGAAGATCGGATCCAAGAAGACGGTCACCGCGGTCAGATGCTACAATGATAAGGTCTCCGCCATCGCTGCTTTCGGATCCGACCAAGGCCCTGCCCTTTGGTTCAACAAAGTCATCAATTTCCAGGACGAATACAAGGGAAAGACCAACTTCACTTCCATAGGATCGATCGAGAACTTCACCGCATCTGCCACGGACGAGGTCGTAGTAATGTTCCAGAAGAACTGCGACTGGAAGGACTTCAACGGGCTCGTCGAAGATTATCTGAAGGCGGTGTATTCATCCACGGACCAGTTCAAGAACCAGAAGATGTACGTCGTGGACTTCGAGATGATGCCGTTCGCGGCCGGGCCTGCGGGATGCTACATCCTTGCGGCATTCCTGTATCCCGAACTCTTCAATCTCGATGATGCCTTGGACTTCCTGCAGAAGTACCTGGACGATTTCGCGGTGAGAGAGGGAGCCAACGCCCGCGAGGGATTCACCTACACGGGTACCGGCTACAACAAGTGAGGCGAAAGACTATGAGATCCGATGGACAGGCAGACTATGCGAAGAAGGCTGCGGCGATATGGGCGTCAGAGGACGATCTGGATGCATCAGATTCGAGGGCCGCCATCGCCGACTACCACGTATCCGAGATGCGCAAGCTATTGTTCACGTTCATCTGCGTGGTAGCCGCCGTGGTCGTCGCAAGCCTGTCCATCACCTACGGGACGATGGGCATAGGTTTCTTCGATTGCTATGCCATCATCTGGGACCACATCACAGGAAATATCGATGACAAGCTTCTCGACTACATTGTGGTCGATGAGCGCCTTCCCAGGATCGCAGCGGCCCTCATAACCGGCGCCGGTCTCGCCATAGCAGGATGCGTGATGCAGTCGGTCATGAAGAACCCGCTCGCCGATCCTTACACTACCGGGATATCGTCCGGGGCTGGGTTCGGAGCGACTCTCGCCATCACGCTCGGGCTGACGATCGTAGGCGGGAACTACTCCATCGTCGTGAACGCATTCGTCTTCTCTCTCGTGCCCATGGCGATCATGCTGGCTGTCGGCAAACTGAAGAAAGCGTCGCCGACCATGATGATAATGGCGGGGATAGCCGTGATGTTCATCTTCAACTCCTTTTCCACGGTGCTGAAGCTCCATGCGAACCCGGATGCGCTGGCATTGCTCTATTCGTGGACGGTCGGCACAGTCGCGGATTGCACATGGTCCGAGATACCGATCATGGCAGCGGTCACCGCAGCGGGCATAATACTTACGCAGATGCTTTCGCGCAAGCTTAACATCTTGGCCACCGGAGACGACAACGCAAAGGCGATGGGACTCGACGTGGAGAACATGAGGATACTGCTGCTGCTTCTGATATCTTTGGTAGTGGCAACGGTGGTCAGTTTCACAGGGCTCATAGGGTTCGTGGGATTGGTGGCGCCCCATGTGTGCAGGATATTCGTCGGAGCGGACAACAGGTATCTGGTATTGTCGTCGGCGATGTTCGGTGCGGTGCTGCTGGAGGTAGCTGATTTCATAGGCCGCACAGTGATCGCGCCCGCGACGCTGCAGGTGGGTGTCGTGACGGCGTTCATAGGCGGACCGATGTTCCTGTATCTCATATTGAGGCAGAAGAGATCGGTTTGGTGATGGCATGAGGATCGACATAGAGAACATGGATGCCGGTTACGGCAGCAAAAAGATCCTCCAAGATATCGAACTCCATCTGGAAGGTCCGGGCCTGACATGCATAATCGGGCCGAACGGCGTGGGCAAATCGACGCTGATCAAATGCATGAACAAACTTCTTTCGCCTATGTCGGGCTCAGTCAGGATCAATGGGAAGGATATCTCGGAGATGAGCCGCAAAGAGGTCTCCGAGATCATCTCATACGTCCCCGTGCAGTCGGACGACGTTTTTTCGATGCCGGTGTTCGATACCGTCCTGATAGGCAGAGCCAACAAAGGAAGATGGAAGACCAGCGCGGAGGACATAGTGCGGGTCAAGAAGGCTCTGCAGGTCCTCGGTCTGACGGAGCTCTCCGACAGGCCTTTCAACGAGCTCTCGGCAGGGCAGCATCAGACGGTCGCCATCGCCAGGGGTCTGGTGCAGGAGACCGAGATACTCATCCTCGACGAGCCCACATCCAATCTGGACATAAGACACCAGATATTCATCACTTCGCTGATGCATGAGATAGCCTCCGCCAAGGGCGTCATGGTGATAATGATCAGCCACAATCTCAATATCGCATCCATGTTCGCCGACAGGATAGTGATGATGGAAAAGCCAGGCAGGATCAGGCAGGTGGGGACGGCTCATGAGGTAATCACCGCCGAGAACATTTCCGAGGTCTATAACGTGGGTTGCGAGATCGTAGAGCACCAAGGGAGGCCGGTCATGCTGCTGGATCAATTCCTGTATGAGGCCGACGGACCGGACCTATGAGGCACCCGGCCGGCCGCTTTCCATTCCATGGGGTTCAGGGGACCGTTATTGGATTATATATCCATAAGGCAATCTCTGTCCTATGTTGATAAGATTCTGGGTGGAAGGCTATCGCTGTTTCGGAAAGCGTCTGGAATTGGATCTTACCGACAAGAAGAATTACCGCTTCGGCGTGGAATGCGTCAGAGGGGATTTTCTAGACAAGATGGTCGTCATCGGAAGCAACAATGCCGGGAAGACTTCCTTGGGATTCGCCATGACGGACATAGTGTGCACCGCAGGAGGATTCTCCAAGGATATCGGCCAGAAGAACGTGGAATGCTTCCTGAACAAGGATACGGAGGCGGATGTCGCCACATTCCATTATGAGCTATCCCATAGGGGTTCAATCGTCACATACGAATATTCCAAATCCTCGCCTGACGATATGGTTGCCGAGTCATTGATGCTGGACAGGCATCTTGTGTACAGATACGATCTCAGAGACGGGAAAGGTCTTGAATACGATCCCGACCGCCTCAGAATCAGGTCCATTCCCAATATCGGGAAGGACAGGTCTCTGATAATGAGGATAACGGAGTCTTCGTTCGTGGATCCCGACAGCGCCGTAGGTGTGGTGATCAGTTTTGCCACCCATTCTCTGTACTATATGGCCATGTGGAAGATGGACGTCCACATCGGCCTCATAGATGAGGAGGATAATACTGAGCGTTATCTCGTGCGTAACGGCCTCGTCCCGGAATTCCAGAGTTTTCTCCGGGACCAATGCATGGTGGACATTGATCTGCTGTCATGCGAAGGGAATCTGCTGGTGAAGAAATCGCACGGTTAGATGCCGTTCAGGGAATCCGTTTCGAGGGGCACGATGATATTGTGCCGCCTTTTCGGCTGGATAAAGCGCTGCCAAGACCGTGACGCGCTCATATTCTTCGACGATTTCGATGATATGTTCCATTACAGGACGGCGGAAAACGCGATAAAGTACATAATCTCCCGCAACAAAGCCCAATGCATATTCGTCACGCACAACACGGGTTTGGTATCCAACGATTTCCTCCGCCCGGACTGCTGCTTTATCATGGACCAGGGAAGCTTGAGTTCCCTGGCGAGCCTGACGGACAAGGACATCAGAAGAGGGCATAACCTCGGGAAGATGCTCCGCGAAGGGGAGTTCGACAGGGTCGGTTGAACAGGCTGTTGAGGATGTACATCACGCCTTCCATGCCCATAAGAGGCTCCTTCAGGAAAGCAGGGCCGGAAGAGGATGGGAACCCTATGTCGATCCCTTTCCCGCATCTGCCCGAAGCCTCCTCCAGAACCGATATGTTTCCGGGTGCGAACAGATAATCCGGGCTGTCATCGTCTTCGACCATGCCGAAAGAATCCATCAGGAAGGCTCTCAGAGGCTGTTTGGCCGTATCCGGCGCGATGATATCGAACGTCATCCCGTCCAATCTTTTGGAAGCCAGCGTAACCCCTTCGTACGCGCGGCGTCTGCTCTTTTTCAGCATGGAAAGCCCATGCTCGGGCATGACGCCGGTCACTTCGCCTATTTTAATTAGAAACTCCTCGACGGCATCGAATCCAATGGGGCATTTACCGATGGATATCGTTTTGGTGCCATACTCCTTCTCATAATATTCCGCGGTCTTCCCGCCGTAAGCCGGATCCACTACGATATTGTACTCTGCATTGACGGAATTCTTGATGTCATCGACGGTACAGCCAGCACCCAGCGCAGACACCACCGTGAAACCTGCATCCTTCAGCAGATGGGAGAGCTCATGGCGGAAGCTGCTCCAATCCTTGTGCATGATGCTCAGGCCGACTATATTGATACCTTTCACTATAGTGCTATTCCTCTCTGGATTTAGGAATTTCACGATCTCGCATATGCACCGGTCGAACCCTTCTATAGCTGACGATGGGAGGCTGTCGGTGTCAAGGAACAATGTGGCAGGACTTCTGGACGCTCTTTTGCAATCGTCTCCCACCATGGATATCCCCGGAGAGCACATGAGAACCTTAAGACTATAGTCTTCTGCATCGACGTGCTCCATCACGCCCATCAATTTTTCTAAGGTGCCCCCGTAATAGTCCTCCGGGCGGACGTTGGAATACGGTATGGCATTGTCTTTCCCATAGAATCTGCCGTCACGAACGGCTGTGCGGGGCATCAGAGATTGCGATGGCAGCAATCCTTTTCTGCATCCGGTCTGCCCGTGCAGGATGACCGTAGCATCTTTGATGCCTTGTACGGCCATCGCCGCGCCTATGAATCCGCTCGGTTCCAGATGCATTCACTCACCCCACATTTTCCAGCCTTGCTTGTGGCTGGATTTCAGATATTTCCATACCGACCGCATCACATCTATGGAGGAGCGATGGGTATAGCAGCTGTCGATTCTCAAGCCATTCCCAAGCGAATCCGTCATGTCAATCACCGCATCGAAAGAACCGGCGTCGATGGCTTCTGCCACCGATTTCATAGAACAATCCGTCCTGACATCATATCTGACATCGCTTTTCGGCCCCAAAGAGCGGAACTGTATGGAGCATCCGCATTCCGAAAGCGCGTCAGCCACCCATGCATCCTCCTTCGGGTCCCATGAGACGATGCATATGCTTTTGCCCTCTAAATCCGGGGAGTATCTTGCCGCCGCCGATCCGAATTCCGATGCGATCCTGGAAACGGCCGCGGAATAATCTTCCCCTGTAATGCCAGACAACGATTCTATCCATCTGGCCGTCTCTTCTATGCCCTTAGGCAGCGGAAGCTCCATGAACTCTATCCCCTTTGATTCCAGGATCTCCTTCACGATCAGGTTGTCTCTTCTGCCGTCGCCCAATACGGCCGTGCCGAATCTGCGGAGCCCGATGATGTCGCGGACCGAGCAATCGCTCAGGAATCCCGGGCCGGATATCAGGCCCAACTCGGATACCAGAGAATCGACGTATCTTCTGTTCCTGCCTTTGTTCAGCTCGATGAATGTGTCGTCTATGACGTTCACGCAGTGTTTCATCGGTTCGATTCCCGTATCTATCAGTTCGGACAGCGCCCTGATGACCTCTATATGCGCATCGAAACCGGAATCCACGCGGTTGGCATCGACGTAAAGAATTCTTTTCCCTGGATTGCCGTCTGCGATCTCATCGATGACACGCTTCGCATCGTCGCCTATCATCCCGGGGAGGCATGTGGATATCACCAGCACGACGTCATTCTTTTCGGCCAGCGGCGCCAGAACGTCTCTCAGATTCTGGTTCCCGCCGAAAATTGCGCTGCATGCGGTCATGGATGAGCATACGATGTTGTCCCCGGAGGGAACGAACGCTTCCTTATCGTGCGAATGATGCTTTATGCGCTCGGAAGAGATCTCGCTCAGCATGGTGTATCCGCAGGAATCCGTCCCGTGGATGACCACAGGTATGTCAGATACTTTCGCTCCTTCCAGGACAGCGGAAACGGGTCCTTTCCCGATTCTCCGGGGCCTGACGGCGGCAGGGGCCGATTTTTGCTCAGATTTATTCTCTCTCGCATCGAAAGATCCCCTTTCCCCTAAGGCCCCGGCAGAATACAGTCTGTCCAGCTGAGAGTCCGTCAGAGGGGTGGGCGAAACGCATCTTCCAGCGTCGAAAGATATCAGCAGCGAGGCCAATTCTCTGAACGATTTCGATTCATCAGAGCCAGGATACATCTCAGAGACAGTCAGCCCTTCAGACTCTGCTGCGCGGAAAATCTCCGATCTTCCGACCCTGCAGATGATCGGGATCCCGGCGGATTCGGAGAAGCTCTCTACCAGGCGGTCTTCGCCGTCTATCCCCCTTCTGTTCAGAACTATCCCTATGATGCGGCCCCTGGATTCCTCGAACGACAGCGAACCTTTCAGTATGTTGTTGGCGGCGAACAGCGACATGTACTCGCCGGATGTGACGATGATTATCGCGTCGGAATACTCGGGGCGCATCGGCACCGCGAATCCTCCGCAGACGACATCGCCAAGCACGTCGTATATCGTGAAATCGTGGCCCAGAGATTCGACATCCATCTTGCTGAGGGTCTGAAACATCCCGACGATCCCTTTTCCGGCGCATCCCACGCCTGGACGGGGGCCTCCCGCTTCGATGCACATCACCCCTCCTGCCCCTATGTTCACCACATCTTTCAGATCCCTTCTGGATGGGGGCACATCCATCATGTATTCGGTGACGGTCCTCTGCGCCTTTCCTTTCAGCAGAAATCTCGTCGAATCGGCTTTCGGGTCGCAGCCTATCTGCAGGACTTTTTTCCCGAGCGAAGACAGAGAAAAGGATAGGTTCGAAGAAATGGTGGATTTGCCGATGCCGCCTTTGCCGTAGATCGCTATTCTCATCTCGCAGCCTCTGACTGAAAAACAGGGAGGCAGTGTTTAAAGAGGGCGTCAGACGTAATTGTTTTACGCTATGTGATAGCAAGACTTTCGATTATGGGGGTCGCGGATGGCCCCTCCAATTATTCCTAAATCATCAGGGATTCTTTTGATCAGCGCAATATTTCCCTAAAATAACAGGGAAAATCATTCGTCAATGCAAAACAGAGGATCTTAAGTTACGAAGTCGATCAACGGCAAAGGGAAAGGAAGTGCTCAGAGACACACAAATGTGTTGACCCAGGCCATCGAGGCATTTCCCTATGTCTCGCAGTTAACAGCAAACGTATGTCTGCTATCCTCTCATAAGAATGCGATAGACAGCACCCCTCTGTAATGAGTGCGCATACGGATGATTATGATAATAATCTCGTTAGGATCGTCTGTATCT
The nucleotide sequence above comes from Candidatus Methanomethylophilaceae archaeon. Encoded proteins:
- a CDS encoding AAA family ATPase codes for the protein MPFRESVSRGTMILCRLFGWIKRCQDRDALIFFDDFDDMFHYRTAENAIKYIISRNKAQCIFVTHNTGLVSNDFLRPDCCFIMDQGSLSSLASLTDKDIRRGHNLGKMLREGEFDRVG
- a CDS encoding iron ABC transporter permease is translated as MRSDGQADYAKKAAAIWASEDDLDASDSRAAIADYHVSEMRKLLFTFICVVAAVVVASLSITYGTMGIGFFDCYAIIWDHITGNIDDKLLDYIVVDERLPRIAAALITGAGLAIAGCVMQSVMKNPLADPYTTGISSGAGFGATLAITLGLTIVGGNYSIVVNAFVFSLVPMAIMLAVGKLKKASPTMMIMAGIAVMFIFNSFSTVLKLHANPDALALLYSWTVGTVADCTWSEIPIMAAVTAAGIILTQMLSRKLNILATGDDNAKAMGLDVENMRILLLLLISLVVATVVSFTGLIGFVGLVAPHVCRIFVGADNRYLVLSSAMFGAVLLEVADFIGRTVIAPATLQVGVVTAFIGGPMFLYLILRQKRSVW
- a CDS encoding ABC transporter ATP-binding protein; the protein is MRIDIENMDAGYGSKKILQDIELHLEGPGLTCIIGPNGVGKSTLIKCMNKLLSPMSGSVRINGKDISEMSRKEVSEIISYVPVQSDDVFSMPVFDTVLIGRANKGRWKTSAEDIVRVKKALQVLGLTELSDRPFNELSAGQHQTVAIARGLVQETEILILDEPTSNLDIRHQIFITSLMHEIASAKGVMVIMISHNLNIASMFADRIVMMEKPGRIRQVGTAHEVITAENISEVYNVGCEIVEHQGRPVMLLDQFLYEADGPDL
- a CDS encoding AAA family ATPase, whose protein sequence is MRIAIYGKGGIGKSTISSNLSFSLSSLGKKVLQIGCDPKADSTRFLLKGKAQRTVTEYMMDVPPSRRDLKDVVNIGAGGVMCIEAGGPRPGVGCAGKGIVGMFQTLSKMDVESLGHDFTIYDVLGDVVCGGFAVPMRPEYSDAIIIVTSGEYMSLFAANNILKGSLSFEESRGRIIGIVLNRRGIDGEDRLVESFSESAGIPIICRVGRSEIFRAAESEGLTVSEMYPGSDESKSFRELASLLISFDAGRCVSPTPLTDSQLDRLYSAGALGERGSFDARENKSEQKSAPAAVRPRRIGKGPVSAVLEGAKVSDIPVVIHGTDSCGYTMLSEISSERIKHHSHDKEAFVPSGDNIVCSSMTACSAIFGGNQNLRDVLAPLAEKNDVVLVISTCLPGMIGDDAKRVIDEIADGNPGKRILYVDANRVDSGFDAHIEVIRALSELIDTGIEPMKHCVNVIDDTFIELNKGRNRRYVDSLVSELGLISGPGFLSDCSVRDIIGLRRFGTAVLGDGRRDNLIVKEILESKGIEFMELPLPKGIEETARWIESLSGITGEDYSAAVSRIASEFGSAAARYSPDLEGKSICIVSWDPKEDAWVADALSECGCSIQFRSLGPKSDVRYDVRTDCSMKSVAEAIDAGSFDAVIDMTDSLGNGLRIDSCYTHRSSIDVMRSVWKYLKSSHKQGWKMWGE
- the dnaJ gene encoding molecular chaperone DnaJ is translated as MPRDYYEVLGVDKNADADAIKKAYRNLAKKYHPDVSTEPKEVAEAKFKEISEAYEVLSDPEKRSLYDQYGFEGVNQQFGQGGFTWDNFTHADDISDIFGDLFGDLFGGGRRSRGGSGRGSGSQGESLRYDLEITLKEVLEGKKANIDVPHTVLCESCKGTGGKDGKVSVCGKCGGSGQIQSVSRTPFGNMVSVRDCPECHGTGKSSAEKCPQCRGTGRVNKESHISLNIPKGADDGMRLRVSGEGNAGYNGGAPGDLYVVIHVKQDKKFERDGDNLWTGIVTTYPKLVLGGEETVETLEGEKALLTIPPGTQVGSVLRISGKGLPRVNSSFRGDLLVRVTIDVPKRVSEEERELLKKLDESAGSKKASGGRKRKSTLREKLDDIIN